From Simonsiella muelleri ATCC 29453:
TCCGAATAATCAATCAATTGATAAAAATACGTTTGGCAAAAGTAATAGGCAGCCTGAAAAAAATGCGCCAAAAAATGAATCGCCAATTGACCCATTAACTCAAGACAAAATAGCTACACATCAAAAATCCAAAGACGATAAAATTGAGCAACCAGTTGAAAAACCAATTGAAACCATACCAATACCTATGGCGCAGCCCGAAATGGTGCAACGTAAATCGGTTAATTCGTTTGTTGTTGACCCCGAAAAAGTGCAACAGGCACAGGCAAGTGCGGTCATGCCTGATAGCAATAAAATCATCTTTACTGCACCAGACACGCTAGATGCCAGCAAACAAATGTGGCGTCCAATTGCGCCACCACACAATGCCGAAGATGATATTGTCAGGCAATCCGAAAATAAGCGTCAAAATATCAAACCGAAGCGTAAGAAAAATAAAAAACGTAAATAAAATTTATTGACAATTTAATTGGGAGATAAATAATCATTTACTTATTTTTATAATAAATGTGTGTGATTCAAACAAAGGATTTAATAATAGTTTGTTATAATTCCCCATTTAAAATGCAATAATAAGAACCAGTCGGAGACCATTTATTATGGAAAAAATTTGGCTTAAAAGCTACCAAAATGGCGTAGCAGCTGAAATTGATACCACACGCTATTCATCAATTGTGGACATGATTAATCAAAGTGTTCAACAATATAGCCATCAAATTGCTTTTAGTAATACAGTTGCTCCTTTCTCCAATCACTTAACTTACCAAGAAGTTGGCAAACTATCAGACCAATTTGCATCATTTTTGCAAAACACACTTAAATTACCCAAAGGCGAGCGCGTTGCTATTATGATGCCGAATATTTTGCAATATCCGATTGCTACTTTTGGCATCCTCAAAGCAGGTTTGGTTGTTGTGAACACCAATCCTTTGTATACACCACGTGAATTAGAACACCAACTCAATGATAGTGGTGCCAGTACGATTGTTGTATTGGAAAATTTTGCGAACACATTGGAATTGGTTTTACCCAATTTGGAAAAGAAAAACGTCAATGTCGTTGTGGCAAGTATTGGTGATTTATTTGGTATGTTTTCAGGCAGCCTGATGAATTTTGTGGTGCGAAATGTTAAAAAAGCTGTCCCAAATTACCAAATTTCTCACGCTATTCGTTTCAAAGACGCATTAGCGCAAGGCGCAAAACAATCGTTGAGCCCCATTGCATTGCAGCAAGATGATTTGGCTTTTCTGCAATACACAGGCGGTACGACTGGTGTTGCCAAAGGTGCAATGCTCACTCATGGTAATATTTGCGCCAACGCCTTACAAGCTGGTGCATGGATAAGTAACCAATTGATTTTCGGAAAAGAAGTGGTTATCGCTGCGTTGCCTTTGTATCATATTTTTGCTTTAACTGTAAATTTGTTGTTGTTTTTCCATGCTGGTGGACACAGTATTCTCATTACCAATCCACGCGATTTAGATGGTTTTATTCAAGAAATGAAAAAATACCCCATTACTGTGTTTATTGGTTTGAATACGTTGTTCAATGGGTTATTAAACAAATCTGCATTCAAAGACATTGATTTTAGTACTTGGAAATTAACTTTGGGTGGCGGTACAGCCACACAAGAAGCCATCGCGCAAAAGTGGCAGCAAGTCACAGGTTTACCTATTGTTGAGGCCTATGGTTTGACTGAAGCAAGTCCTGGTGTTTGTGTTAATCCATTGAATATCAAAAAAAATATTGGTGGCGTTGGTTTGCCCTTGCCCAGCACGGAAGTACAGTTGCGTGATGGTAAAGGTGGATTGGTTGCCATTGGTGAAGTGGGTGAATTATGGATTCGTGGTCCGCAAGTGATGGCTGGCTACTGGAATCGTCCCGATGAAACCGCCAAAGTTATGGACGCAGAAGGCTGGCTGGAAACTGGCGATATTGCGAGTATGGACGAAAAAGGTTGGCTGAAAATTGTGGACAGAAAAAAAGATTTGATTATCGTGTCGGGTTTCAATGTTTATCCAAATGAAATTGAAGATGTGGTGGCACATCACCCTAAAGTTCAAGAGGTTGCGTGTGTTGGCATCAAAAGTGATAAAACAGGCGAAGCATTAAAATTATTTGTCGTCAAAAAAGATGCGTCTCTTACCAAAGAGGAACTGATTGAATATTGTCGTACCCAACTGACCGCTTACAAAGTACCGCGCGAAATTGAATTCCGAGACGAATTACCCAAATCGAATGTGGGCAAAATTTTGCGCCGCGAATTGCGTGAAAAATAATAATATCAATAAGTTGGACTGAAAATTATGTTTCAGGCAGTCTGCGAATAATTATTTCATATAAATCATATAATTAATATTATTCAAGTGGTTATGCACAAATTTACCGAATAGACAAGCTATTTCACAGTTAAAGTGCTAAAATGCAGCATGGTAAATATAACCACAAGAAGGGAATTTCACATGACAAACGCTTTTGCATTACCTATTCCGAGTGGACACGGTAGCTTGGAGCAGTATATTCATACCGTGAATGCCATTCCCATGTTGAGTTTGGAAGAAGAAACCAAACTGGCCGAACGGCAGTTGCGTGGCGATATTGAAGCCGCTAAACAATTGATTTTATCGCATTTGCGTGTGGTGGTTTCCATTGCGCGTGGCTACGATGGCTATGGTTTGAACCAAGCAGATTTGATTCAAGAGGGTAATATTGGCTTGATGAAGGCGGTTAAACGTTTTGAACCTGTGCATGGTGCGCGTTTATTTTCGTTTGCGGTGCATTGGATTAAAGCCGAAATTCACGAATTTATTTTGCGTAACTGGCGTTTGGTTCGCATCGCCACTACCAAACCACAACGTAAATTGTTCTTTAATTTGCGCAGTATGCGTAAAAGTCTGAACGCGCTTTCGCCTAAAGAAGCACAAGAAATCGCCGATGATTTGGGCGTGAAACTTACTGAAGTCATGGAAATGGAACAACGTATGACGGGCAATGATGTTGCTCTGCTTGCCGAAAGCGATGATGACAACGAGGACAGTTTCGCGCCAATTGATTGGTTGGCAGATAATGACAGTGAACCCAGCCAACAAATTGCCAAACAAGCTCACTACGCTTTACAAACCGAAGGCTTACAAAATGCGTTGGCGCAATTAGATGAGCGCAGTCGCCGTATTGTAGAAACACGTTGGTTGGCTGATGATGGCGGTTTGACTTTGCATGATTTGGCGGCAGAGTATGGCGTTTCCGCCGAGCGAATTCGCCAAATTGAAGCGAAAGCCATGCAAAAATTGCGCGGTTTTTTGGCAAGTGAAGCAGAAAATATGGCAGTGTAATTGTTTGATATGGTTAAATAAATAGTATATGAAAATGTGGAAAACGCTGTAACATTGCGTTTATTTCACTGTAAAATAAGGCTGCTTGAAAATGTATGAAATCGTTTTCAGGCAGCTTTTTCTTGTTATAATTCAGAAAATTTAATTTAGTGTGAAAATACTATTTCAGGCTGCCTGAAAAATCATACAAACCATATTTTGATAATTTCAATTTTAGGATAACTCTATGAGCTGGTTAGACAAAATTCTCCCACCCAAAATTAAACGTGAACCCAGTTCGCAATCTGCCGTACCTGAAGGTTTGTGGAGTAAATGCCCATCTTGTTGCGCAACTTTGTACACTACCGAATTAATCCAAAACGCCCACGTTTGTCCCAAATGTCAGCATCATAATGCCATCACAGCGCGTGAACGCTTGGATTTATTGCTTGACTCCAGCAATCGTGTGGAAATCGGCGAAAATATCAAACCCACTGATATTTTGAAATTTAAAGACAGCAAAAAATATCCCGACCGCTTGTCCGCTGCCCGCAAAACCACAGGCGAAGATGATGCAATTGTTGTGATGAAAGGTCAAATGAATGGGCTGCCTGTGGTGGTGGCTGCATTTGAATTTCGCTTCATCGGTGGCTCAATGGGTTCGGTGGTAGGCGAGCGTTTTGTGCAAGGCGTGCGCCGTGCTGTGGAAGACAATTGCGCGTTTATTTGCGTGGCGGCTTCGGGTGGTGCACGTATGCAAGAAGGATTGAACTCACTGATGCAAATGACAAAAACCAGCGCCGCTTTGCATTTACTCACGGAAAAAGGTTTGCCATTTATTTCGGTTTTAACTGACCCAACCATGGGCGGCGTGTCGGCGAGTTTTGCGTTTTTGGGCGACATTGTGGTGGCTGAACCTAACGCGTTGATTGGTTTTGCAGGTCCTCGCGTGATTGAGCAAACCGTTCGCGAAACGCTGCCTGAAGGTTTTCAACGCGCTGAATTTCTATTGGAAAAAGGTGCTATTGACCAAATCATTGACCGCCGCGAAATGAAACAGCGTTTGGTGGATTTAATTACCCTGTTGCGCCGTCAAGAACGGGTGTTGCCAGTTGTGGTAGAAGTCGCGTAATTTCTTTTATTTTCAGGCTGTCTATTTTTCAGGCAGCCTGAAAACTTTATTAAGCACGTAAACAGGCGTATCATTTGATGAGTTTGTCTGTACATTGGCAAACGAATTTATTTTATTGTTATTATTTGTAAGGTATTGATTATGGCTTATTTCTTGGTTTTACCTACTTGCGCTCATTCCAATGTAACCGTCGCTGCTAAAGCATTGGCATCTGCGTTACCAGACTCCATTGTTTTTAATCCAATGGCGGACAAAGACCGTGCCATTGATTTGATTTCAGTGGGTAAAAATGACGATTGGTTTGATTTGTTGATTGAAAAAGTGAATCAATTAGGCAAAAAAAATGTGGTTATTCAAGGCATTCAACCCGATGAAGAGAATTTGTTTTTGTCTGCATACAATGTTGAATTAGCCACTTCATTCAACGCGCAAATCGTGTTTGCGGTTGCCAATGAAACGGGTGCAGATAAACGTTTGGCGTTGGCAAAACAGTCATTTGCGGGGAAAACCGTGTATTTTGCTGGTGTGATGGGCAATGAAGCGGCTGCATTGGCAAATGATTTGCCAGCTTTGGGTACGGCTGATGATGTGAATACTGCGGCGATTGCTAAATTGGCAGATTTTGCGACTGACCGCGTGTCGCCTGCTCAATTTCGCGCCAAAATGATTGAAACCGCCCGAAATGCCAACAAACGCATTGTGTTGCCTGAAGGTTCTGAACCGCGCACGGTTCGCGCTGCGGTGATTTGCCATGAAAAACAAATTGCACGTTGTGTGTTGCTTGCGCCACGCGCTGAAGTGGAAGCAGTTGCCAAAGAATATCAATTGACGCTGCCTGAAAGTTTGGAAATCATTGACCCAGCCACTTTGGTGGAAAAATACGTTGCGCCAATGTGTGAATTGCGTAAATCCAAAGGCATGACTGCCGATGAAGCGCGTAAACAATTGCAAGATACTGTTGTGCTTGGCACCATGATGATGGCACAAAATGATGTAGATGGCTTGGTGTCAGGTGCAGTGCATACGACTGCCAATACGATTCGCCCAGCATTTCAATTAATTAAAACCGTACCCGATGCAAGCATTGTGTCCAGTATTTTCTTTATGTTGTTACCAGGACAAGTGGTGGTGTATGGTGATTGCGCGGTTAACCCGAATCCAACTGCCGAACAATTGGCAGAAATTGCCATTCAATCTGCCAATAGCGCAAAAGCGTTTGGCATTGAGCCGCGCGTGGCGATGATTTCGTATTCAACTATTGATTCAGGCAATGGTCCAGATGTGGATTTGGTGATTGAAGCGACTAAATTGGTTCGTGAAAAACGCCCAGATTTGCTGATTGATGGTCCATTGCAATACGATGCGGCGGTAACCGAAAGCGTTGCTAAATCCAAAGCACCGAATAGCCCAGTGGCAGGCAAAGCGACAGTGTTTGTGTTCCCGAGCTTGACGACTGGTAATTGCACTTACAAAGCCGTGCAACGCAATGCGAACGTATTGAGTATTGGCCCGATGTTGCAGGGTTTGCGTAAACCTGTGAATGATTTATCGCGTGGTGCGTTGATGGAAGACATTGTGTACACGATTGCTTTGACTGCCGTTCAAGCGACGCAAATTTAATTTTTCAGCAACATCACATGTACAAATATCATTAATTCAGGCAGCCTGAAAATTAAATTTACTTTGAAATGAAAATATTGTAAATTAATGTTGATTTTGTGCTTGTCAATTTGAGAGTGAGTTGGCATAATAGCGACTTGTTCAGCCGGTGTAGCTCAGTTGGTAGAGCACCTGACTTGTAATCAGGGGGTCGCGAGTTCGATTCCTGCCGCCGGCACCAAATTAAGAAAACAGCCTGAAAACGGCTGTTTTTTTGTATTTAATTAAATTGAGTAGTTTTTGGAGGCATCTAAAAAACGAATTTTAAATAAACAGTCTAAATTGCAAAATAGCCTGTTTTGGCTGGTATTTTTTTATTATACATGATGATGTAAATAAATGAAAATACAGCCAAAAGCTGATTTTTAGAAAAAATTCTCATCTCACTTTGATTTCATACAAGATGCCAAAATATCTAATTTCGCGTCATATTGTTTCACGGTATTTAATTGAATGTGTGCCATGCTCAATACCGTGTGAAATAAATTATCATGTGAATAAGGTTGATTGGCGACACGTTTCACACATGCCAAATCATACGGCTGTTGCTGCGCCCATGCTGACGAAAACCACATTATCATCGGAACAGACGTTTGCTCTTTGGGGGCAATCGCGTAAGGTGTACCGTGCAAATACACGCCATCTTCTCCCAAACTTTCGCCATGATCTGATACATAATATAACGCGCTTTGCCAATCTGAATGCGCCTCCAATTTGCCAATGACTTTGTCTAAAAATTGGTCTAAATAAACAATACTGTTGTCGTAGGTATTGGTTAATTGTTCGTTGCTGCAACGATTGATTTCTTCAGTGTCGCAAGTGGGTGTGAATAACCGTTCGGCTGGCGTGTAGCGTTCAAAATAAGTTGGTCCATGGCTGCCAATGGTGTGCAGTACCAAAACCAAATTTTGGCTATCTTGTTTCAATGCCTTATCCATTTCAGGCAGCATAATATTATCTAAGCATTCACCTTTGGTACAATATTGCGGTAAATTCAATTCAATAACATTGGTTGTGGGAATATTTTGACAAACACCTTTACAATCGCTGTTATTTTCCACCCATTGCACGGTTACGTCAGCTGCTTTGAGCGTATCTAACAGATTATCTTGACGTTTTGCGTAGGTTTCGTTGTAATTATCACGTGTGAAACTGGAAAACATACACGGTACAGAAAGTGCCGTTGCTGTGCCACAACTTTGTACTTTGGGGAAATTAATCAAATGGTTACCTTTTTGAATGCGTTCGGCTAATTTGGGTGTGGTTTGATGTGTGTAACCGTTCAATCCCCAGTTTTGGGCGCGAGTGGTTTCGCCCACCACGATAACGGTAACATGACGTTTGCCATCAGTCGGTGCGAGTTTCGCATCTTTGCCTAAAGCTTGATACGGTATATTAGCCATACGTAATCGTTTGATTTTACTGATTCCTGCATCAATAAAATTGCTGGGTAAAATGATGTGTTTGAAGTTATTGTGTTTGCGGAAAAAAGATGCGTAATCCTGATAAAATACCGCCGCCACTCCCACTACAACCAATAATGCCACTGCAATTCCAGTCAAGCGCTGTAAAATTTCACGCCACCAAATACGGTATTGCACACGCGTCAGGATGTACGCCAGTGCAGGCAATACGCCCAACATCAGCAGCCACGTAATATAGGATACACTCATCATTCGTGCCGTTTCGGGGAGTGTGGTTTGTAGCACGTTGTCCAGCATATCACGATTAAAATACACGTTAAAAAATAAGGTATTATAACTAATCGCTGCACTGATGACGATGATAAGCGGCATGATGATTTTGTGTACCACAGGTAACAATAGCAGCGAAAAAATCACATAACACGCCGCCATCAAAACGAAAGGAACGGTATAAATAAAATAATCGTGAAATGTACCAATTGTTTGATAACTTTGAAAAACTTTCTTGATAAATGGGTAGTTCAAGATTAGCGTGAAATAAATTACCAAACTCAAAATCAGTTTGCTAGAGGATAAGCGCCAGTTTTGCCAAAATGTGAATTTCATCAAATGAATCTCGCGAAATGAAAAAATAGTAAAAATGAAGCGTAAAAAATTTTAGGCTGCCTGAAAAAGTTTTAACCCAATTGACGAATTTTGGTTAATGTTTTCGTAGTAGATGTTTGATGTAAAAAGGGAATACTGTGAACTTGTCCACCACGCGCCAGTGTTTCTTTTGCACCGACAATGTTTTCAGGCTGCCAGTCACCGCCTTTAGCCAAAATATCAGGTTGAATGAATTCAATTAAATTAAATGGCGTGTCTTCATCAAACCATGTAACCAAATCAATACTTTGCAACGCTGCGCACACTGCTGCCCGATTTTCCAATGAATTGATGGGACGGTCATTCCCCTTGCCTTGGCGTTTCACAGAAGCATCTGTATTTAAAGCTAAAATAAGACTCGCACCCAAAGCGCGCGCTTGCGCTAAATAGCTGACGTGTCCGCGATGAATGATGTCAAAGCAGCCATTGGTAAACACCAAAGGTCGTGGTAATTGCTGAATAAAGTCAGTTAATTGATTTGGGGAAATAATTTTGCGTTCAAAGTCGGGTTGGGGGTACATGATGATTATCCTATGATGAAAACAGCGAATGGGATTCTAGCATTTTCAGGCTATCTTTTGCTGAATAATCATCATTTGGGTTGATGAAAAAATATAGTTATTTAAATTCAAATTAATACGGTTTGGCTAATGCCCTGATGTACCACGTGTACAAGTTGGATATTATGGACCTATCCTGTTGAATTTAAAAAAACATAACTTTGTGAATTTTATTCGCTGGACGTTCAGTCCTTTCAGGCTGCCTTTGTGTTAAAATCGCGCCTTTGAATTTTTGTAAATGAAAGCAAAATTATGAGTTTAAAATGTGGCATTGTGGGTTTACCTAATGTGGGAAAATCTACACTTTTCAATGCTTTAACTAAATCAGGTATTGAAGCGGCAAATTATCCGTTTTGCACGATTGAGCCGAATGTCGGTATCGTGGAAGTACCCGATCCGCGCATGGACGAATTGGCGAAAATCGTCAATCCGCAAAAAATGCAGCCTGCAATTGTGGAGTTTGTGGATATTGCTGGTCTGGTGGCGGGCGCGAGCAAGGGCGAAGGTTTGGGCAATCAATTTTTGGCGAATATCCGTGAAACCGATGCCATTGTGAATGTAGTACGTTGTTTTGATGATGATAATATTATTCACGTAGCAGGGCGCGTGGATCCGATTGCTGATATTGAAACGATTGGCACAGAATTGGCGTTGGCGGATTTGGCGAGCGTGGAAAAAGCCATTTTGCGTGAGAGTAAACGTGCCAAAGCAGGTGATAAAGATGCGCAAAAATTGGTCGTGATTTTGGAAAAACTGTTGCCACATTTGAATGAAGGTAAACCTGTTCGTGCTTTTGGTTTGGATTCAGACGATTTGGCGTTGCTTAAGCCATTGTTTTTATTGACGGCGAAACCTGCTATGTATGTGGCGAATGTGGCAGAAGATGGTTTTGAAAACAATCCACATTATGACCGTTTGAAAGAATTGGCGGCACGCGAAAATGCGCCTGTGGTGGCGGTGTGTGCTGCAATGGAAAGTGAAATCGCCGAATTGGACGATGACGAAAAAGCAGAATTTTTAGCAGAAATGGGTTTACAAGAACTTGGGTTGAATCGTTTAATTCGTGCTGGCTATGATTTGTTGGGGCTGCAAACGTATTTTACGGCTGGTGTAAAGGAAGTTCGCGCGTGGACAATTCACAAAGGCGATACCGCACCGCAAGCGGCTGGCGTGATTCACACCGATTTTGAACGTGGCTTTATCCGTGCGCAAGTGATTGCTTATAATGATTTTATTGCGTTAGGTGGCGAAAGCAAAGCCAAAGAAGCAGGCAAAATGCGTGCCGAAGGCAAAGAATACGTTGTACAAGATGGGGACGTGATTCATTTCTTATTTAACGTATAAAATCATAGCAATCAAGGCTGCCTGAAGCCTTTGTAAAACTTTCAAAACTAAGAAATTTAAAATTTTATCTGTTTGATATATTTAAATTTTAATTTCTAGTTTTATTGAAAATAGGGGTTTTACAAGCGTTTCAGGCTGCCTTGATTTGTTTTTATTATTTCTTAATTAACAAAACACCTGTTTCAATGTGGTGCGTAAATGGAAATTGGTCAAATAATGCAACTTCTTGAATTTTATGCATTTGTGTTAAGTACTGCAAATTTTCACACAATGTTTCGGGATTACATGACACATAAATAATGTGTTCAAATTTTGCCACCAGTTTCAGCGTTTCATCGTCCACGCCAGCGCGGGGTGGATCAATAAAAATAGTTGAAAAATCATAATGTTGTAAATCTATGCCCTGTGTAGTCAAACGCTGAAAAGCACGGCTACCTGAAAAGGCTTCGGTCAATTCTTCGGCGGATAATCGGGCGATTTGAATATTATTGATTTGATTGGCAGAAATATTCCATTGCGCGGCGGCTACTGATGTTTTGGAGATTTCGGTCGCCAATACGCGGCGAAAATGTTGCGACAGTGGCAACGTGAAATTGCCATTTCCACAATAAAGTTCTAATAAATCAAACTGTTTTGAATTTCCAGCTGCATTACACGCCCACGCTAACATTTTTTCACAAATTTGTGCGTTTGGTTGCGTAAAACCGCCTTCCAATTGGCGATATTGGAATTCGCGTCCATGAACTGTTAATTTTTCGGTTACAAAATCTTGTGTTAAAACAATCTTTTGCCCACGACTTCGCCCAATTATCCAAATATTTAAATCATTTTGTAATTGTCGGGCGGCGGCTTCCCAAGCATCGTCCAAACGTTTATGGTAAATCAGCGTAACCAGTATTTTGCTGTCTACGCTTAAAGTCGCTAAAAATTCAACCTGATACCACCGCTCACGCAATACAGGGCAGTCTGAAATGGCGTGCATCAATTTAGGCATTAAATCATTGATGCTGTGGGCGGCAGTCGGAAAATTGTCTAATTTAATTAATGATGCGCTGCTGGCTTTTTGTCCTGCCTGAAACATCGCGTAGCTCATGGCATCGCCTTCGTGCCAGATACGAAATTCGGCGCGTTGGCGGTAATGTTGTTCGGCAGATGGAAAAACTTGGAGTTTAGGCGCGTGAAATGGGCGCAATTTTTCGGTTAAGTAGTTGGTTTTTTGTTGCAATTGTTCGTTATAAGTGGTCATTTTAAGTTTTTAAATGTGAATTTTTGGAGCGTGGATTTTAGCAGATTAAAACGGTTTACGTTGCCACCAATATTTATTTTGGGCGAGTAGTTTGTATGTAATTCCTTGTTTAGTAAAATAAAACTCTATTCCACCTTGTAAATCGGTACGTAATAATTGAATGTTTAAGGCCGCCAATAATTTTTGTACATCGGCACTTGGGTGGCGGTATGAATTGGCAAAACCACTGCTGGCAACTGCCGTTTGTGGTGCAACGGTGCGTAAAAATGGGCTACTATTGCTGGATTTACTGCCATGGTGTGCCAAAATCAGAATGTTGCTGTTTAGTTTTTCTCCATATTCTTCAATTAGTTGTGCTTCGATTGTTTTGCTGATGTCGCCTGTGAGCAGTAGGGCTTGATTTTGGGTGGATACGCGCAGTACACAACTTAAGTCATTGTCTTTTATATTGGTTTGTAAATTTTCAGGCAGCCTGAAAAATTCAAATTGCACGTTGTCTATTGTCCAGTGTGTGTCAGCGTGGCAGGGTAGGGCGTTGGGATAAAATTCGGGTTGACCTGCATATAATTTTTTGATTTTAATTGATTTTTTTAATTCTTCAAAACCGCCATCGTGGTCGTTGTCGTGATGCGACAAAATCACTGTATCCAATTGGCGCACGTTGGTAGCGCGTAGGTTTGGGAGTAGGGCAAGGTCGGCAGCTGGTGTGCCTGTATCGTACAAAATATTTTGTGTAGGCGTTTGAATAAGAATAGATAATCCTTGACCAACGTCCCAAACAGTGGCTTTCAGGCTGCCTGAAAACGGCGGTGGTTGGTACAACGCAAATGCTCCCAGTAATACCCAAGCAAGCGGTTTCAGGCGCAAACCATTCGGTAATAAAATAATGAGAGCCGCCACAATTGCCAATCCAAATAATGTCGCTGGCGTGTGAGTAAATGCGGTTTCAGGCAGACTATTTCCCAAATTAATCAAAATATTAATCGTGTGTTCACCTAGCCATGCCGCTATAATTTTTGGGAAATCAAATGGTAAAAACGATGCTAATAATGCCAATGGCGTCAGTATCCATGAAAAAAATGGAATGGCCAGTGCATTCACCAATGGGCTGAACACAGGCAACAAACCAAATAAAAAAATGGTCGCCACCCCACCGATTAAAGTTGCTGCCCATTGCCCAGTAATTGCCTGTTTTAAAACAAGGTACCGATGCAACCAAAAACCGCGTTTGCCCAATTTAGGCAGCCTGAAACTTAATGCCCACAACAACGCCGCCACCAAACCAAATGACAACCAAAATCCCACCGCCAATACCGCCATCGGCTGATACAGTAATACCACCGCTAATGCTGCCCACCAAATTTGCCAACTGGATTGTTGTGTTCGCCGAATCCAACTCCACA
This genomic window contains:
- the ychF gene encoding redox-regulated ATPase YchF gives rise to the protein MSLKCGIVGLPNVGKSTLFNALTKSGIEAANYPFCTIEPNVGIVEVPDPRMDELAKIVNPQKMQPAIVEFVDIAGLVAGASKGEGLGNQFLANIRETDAIVNVVRCFDDDNIIHVAGRVDPIADIETIGTELALADLASVEKAILRESKRAKAGDKDAQKLVVILEKLLPHLNEGKPVRAFGLDSDDLALLKPLFLLTAKPAMYVANVAEDGFENNPHYDRLKELAARENAPVVAVCAAMESEIAELDDDEKAEFLAEMGLQELGLNRLIRAGYDLLGLQTYFTAGVKEVRAWTIHKGDTAPQAAGVIHTDFERGFIRAQVIAYNDFIALGGESKAKEAGKMRAEGKEYVVQDGDVIHFLFNV
- a CDS encoding AMP-binding protein, encoding MEKIWLKSYQNGVAAEIDTTRYSSIVDMINQSVQQYSHQIAFSNTVAPFSNHLTYQEVGKLSDQFASFLQNTLKLPKGERVAIMMPNILQYPIATFGILKAGLVVVNTNPLYTPRELEHQLNDSGASTIVVLENFANTLELVLPNLEKKNVNVVVASIGDLFGMFSGSLMNFVVRNVKKAVPNYQISHAIRFKDALAQGAKQSLSPIALQQDDLAFLQYTGGTTGVAKGAMLTHGNICANALQAGAWISNQLIFGKEVVIAALPLYHIFALTVNLLLFFHAGGHSILITNPRDLDGFIQEMKKYPITVFIGLNTLFNGLLNKSAFKDIDFSTWKLTLGGGTATQEAIAQKWQQVTGLPIVEAYGLTEASPGVCVNPLNIKKNIGGVGLPLPSTEVQLRDGKGGLVAIGEVGELWIRGPQVMAGYWNRPDETAKVMDAEGWLETGDIASMDEKGWLKIVDRKKDLIIVSGFNVYPNEIEDVVAHHPKVQEVACVGIKSDKTGEALKLFVVKKDASLTKEELIEYCRTQLTAYKVPREIEFRDELPKSNVGKILRRELREK
- the rpoH gene encoding RNA polymerase sigma factor RpoH, translated to MTNAFALPIPSGHGSLEQYIHTVNAIPMLSLEEETKLAERQLRGDIEAAKQLILSHLRVVVSIARGYDGYGLNQADLIQEGNIGLMKAVKRFEPVHGARLFSFAVHWIKAEIHEFILRNWRLVRIATTKPQRKLFFNLRSMRKSLNALSPKEAQEIADDLGVKLTEVMEMEQRMTGNDVALLAESDDDNEDSFAPIDWLADNDSEPSQQIAKQAHYALQTEGLQNALAQLDERSRRIVETRWLADDGGLTLHDLAAEYGVSAERIRQIEAKAMQKLRGFLASEAENMAV
- a CDS encoding phosphoethanolamine transferase gives rise to the protein MKFTFWQNWRLSSSKLILSLVIYFTLILNYPFIKKVFQSYQTIGTFHDYFIYTVPFVLMAACYVIFSLLLLPVVHKIIMPLIIVISAAISYNTLFFNVYFNRDMLDNVLQTTLPETARMMSVSYITWLLMLGVLPALAYILTRVQYRIWWREILQRLTGIAVALLVVVGVAAVFYQDYASFFRKHNNFKHIILPSNFIDAGISKIKRLRMANIPYQALGKDAKLAPTDGKRHVTVIVVGETTRAQNWGLNGYTHQTTPKLAERIQKGNHLINFPKVQSCGTATALSVPCMFSSFTRDNYNETYAKRQDNLLDTLKAADVTVQWVENNSDCKGVCQNIPTTNVIELNLPQYCTKGECLDNIMLPEMDKALKQDSQNLVLVLHTIGSHGPTYFERYTPAERLFTPTCDTEEINRCSNEQLTNTYDNSIVYLDQFLDKVIGKLEAHSDWQSALYYVSDHGESLGEDGVYLHGTPYAIAPKEQTSVPMIMWFSSAWAQQQPYDLACVKRVANQPYSHDNLFHTVLSMAHIQLNTVKQYDAKLDILASCMKSK
- the rfaE2 gene encoding D-glycero-beta-D-manno-heptose 1-phosphate adenylyltransferase, with the translated sequence MYPQPDFERKIISPNQLTDFIQQLPRPLVFTNGCFDIIHRGHVSYLAQARALGASLILALNTDASVKRQGKGNDRPINSLENRAAVCAALQSIDLVTWFDEDTPFNLIEFIQPDILAKGGDWQPENIVGAKETLARGGQVHSIPFLHQTSTTKTLTKIRQLG
- the accD gene encoding acetyl-CoA carboxylase, carboxyltransferase subunit beta; translation: MSWLDKILPPKIKREPSSQSAVPEGLWSKCPSCCATLYTTELIQNAHVCPKCQHHNAITARERLDLLLDSSNRVEIGENIKPTDILKFKDSKKYPDRLSAARKTTGEDDAIVVMKGQMNGLPVVVAAFEFRFIGGSMGSVVGERFVQGVRRAVEDNCAFICVAASGGARMQEGLNSLMQMTKTSAALHLLTEKGLPFISVLTDPTMGGVSASFAFLGDIVVAEPNALIGFAGPRVIEQTVRETLPEGFQRAEFLLEKGAIDQIIDRREMKQRLVDLITLLRRQERVLPVVVEVA
- the pta gene encoding phosphate acetyltransferase is translated as MAYFLVLPTCAHSNVTVAAKALASALPDSIVFNPMADKDRAIDLISVGKNDDWFDLLIEKVNQLGKKNVVIQGIQPDEENLFLSAYNVELATSFNAQIVFAVANETGADKRLALAKQSFAGKTVYFAGVMGNEAAALANDLPALGTADDVNTAAIAKLADFATDRVSPAQFRAKMIETARNANKRIVLPEGSEPRTVRAAVICHEKQIARCVLLAPRAEVEAVAKEYQLTLPESLEIIDPATLVEKYVAPMCELRKSKGMTADEARKQLQDTVVLGTMMMAQNDVDGLVSGAVHTTANTIRPAFQLIKTVPDASIVSSIFFMLLPGQVVVYGDCAVNPNPTAEQLAEIAIQSANSAKAFGIEPRVAMISYSTIDSGNGPDVDLVIEATKLVREKRPDLLIDGPLQYDAAVTESVAKSKAPNSPVAGKATVFVFPSLTTGNCTYKAVQRNANVLSIGPMLQGLRKPVNDLSRGALMEDIVYTIALTAVQATQI